In the Egibacteraceae bacterium genome, one interval contains:
- a CDS encoding ADP-ribosylglycohydrolase family protein, with protein MGADTSRARFRGCLLGLAVGDALGAPFEGRTRVDPPAFDRWADAPQPLRWTDDTAMSVGVAQSLVECRGFDGAHMAETLAGVYEAEPWRGYGSGPPEVFAALRRGAAWTEAAAGLFGGDGSFGNGGAMRAAPVGLVAADRAEAVRLAHDQAAITHAHALGRQGAAVQAVAVAWAAQAPGDADPRGVLGEVRSAATAPPLVAALDRLAALGPDASPTSVAAALGNGVAAVEAVPAALAAFLRHPRSLPEVVRTAVLIGGDTDTVAAMAGAVAGALLGEHAVPDRWRTRLEGADHLVALADRLLDLREGRGSGVADV; from the coding sequence GTGGGAGCCGACACCAGCCGTGCACGGTTTCGTGGATGCCTGCTCGGCCTGGCCGTCGGTGACGCGCTCGGTGCGCCTTTCGAGGGCCGGACGAGGGTCGACCCGCCCGCGTTCGACCGGTGGGCGGACGCCCCACAGCCGCTGCGCTGGACCGACGACACGGCCATGAGCGTCGGCGTGGCGCAGTCCCTCGTGGAGTGCCGCGGTTTCGACGGCGCCCACATGGCCGAGACCCTCGCCGGCGTCTACGAGGCTGAGCCGTGGCGTGGCTACGGCAGCGGGCCGCCGGAGGTCTTCGCTGCTCTGCGCCGCGGCGCCGCCTGGACCGAGGCCGCGGCCGGACTGTTCGGCGGCGACGGGTCCTTCGGCAACGGCGGCGCGATGCGCGCAGCCCCGGTCGGGCTCGTCGCCGCTGACCGCGCGGAGGCCGTGCGCCTCGCTCACGACCAGGCCGCGATCACCCATGCGCACGCGCTCGGGCGGCAGGGGGCCGCCGTCCAGGCGGTCGCGGTCGCGTGGGCGGCGCAGGCCCCTGGCGACGCGGATCCCCGCGGCGTCCTCGGCGAGGTGCGGTCCGCGGCCACCGCGCCGCCACTCGTCGCGGCGCTCGACCGCCTGGCCGCCCTTGGGCCCGACGCGTCGCCGACGTCGGTCGCTGCGGCGCTCGGCAACGGCGTCGCCGCGGTGGAGGCGGTCCCCGCGGCACTGGCGGCCTTCCTCCGCCACCCCCGCTCGCTGCCGGAGGTCGTGCGGACAGCGGTCCTCATCGGCGGCGACACCGACACTGTCGCGGCCATGGCGGGGGCCGTGGCCGGTGCGCTGCTCGGCGAGCACGCCGTTCCGGACCGATGGCGGACCCGCCTCGAGGGTGCCGACCACCTCGTGGCGCTTGCCGACCGCCTCCTGGACCTGCGGGAAGGGCGCGGGAGCGGCGTCGCGGACGTCTAG
- a CDS encoding TerC family protein, whose amino-acid sequence MIADPLLYGAFAAIVIVLLAIDLLVVHRDTHAVTIREAATWTVIWIGVSIIFGLLIPQFHEGTGTGNPVVEYFTGYVIEKSLSVDNVFLFLLIFSALAVPKELQHRVLFYGVLGAIVMRTILIFAGVALIERFEWLLYLFGAFLIYAAVRTFRERNEHPDVSSSPIFQRIQRILPTTADYRGDRFFVRENGRLLATPMFVVLILVEFTDLIFAMDSIPAIFAITRDPFIVLTSNVFAIMGLRALYFLLAGVADRLRYLKTGLAVILGYVGVKLFTENIEAIYHPTPLQSLAVIATVLTVTIGASLRAGPTGEGFPPAGIGPLSSRRREHQPSPERPRGDQP is encoded by the coding sequence GTGATCGCCGATCCGCTGCTCTACGGCGCCTTCGCCGCAATCGTCATCGTGCTGCTCGCGATCGACCTGCTCGTCGTCCACCGCGACACCCATGCGGTGACCATCCGCGAGGCGGCGACGTGGACGGTCATCTGGATCGGCGTCTCGATCATCTTCGGCCTGCTCATCCCCCAGTTCCATGAGGGCACGGGGACGGGCAACCCCGTCGTCGAGTACTTCACCGGTTACGTCATCGAGAAGTCGCTCTCGGTCGACAACGTCTTCCTGTTCCTGCTCATCTTCTCGGCGTTGGCGGTGCCGAAGGAGCTCCAGCACCGGGTGCTGTTCTACGGCGTGCTCGGCGCGATCGTCATGCGCACGATCCTCATCTTCGCGGGCGTCGCGCTGATCGAGCGCTTCGAGTGGCTGCTCTACCTGTTCGGCGCCTTCCTCATCTACGCGGCGGTGCGGACCTTCCGCGAGCGCAACGAGCATCCGGACGTCTCGTCCTCCCCGATCTTCCAGCGGATCCAGCGCATCCTGCCGACGACCGCGGACTACCGCGGCGACCGCTTCTTCGTGCGCGAGAACGGGCGCCTGCTCGCCACGCCGATGTTCGTGGTGCTCATCCTCGTGGAGTTCACCGACCTCATCTTCGCGATGGATTCCATCCCGGCGATCTTCGCCATCACACGCGATCCGTTCATCGTCCTCACCTCGAACGTCTTCGCGATCATGGGGCTGCGCGCGCTGTACTTCCTGCTCGCGGGCGTCGCCGACCGGTTGCGCTATCTCAAGACCGGCCTGGCCGTCATCCTCGGCTACGTCGGCGTCAAGCTCTTCACCGAGAACATCGAGGCGATCTACCACCCGACGCCCCTCCAAAGCCTCGCGGTGATCGCCACGGTGCTCACCGTCACGATCGGCGCCAGCCTGCGAGCCGGACCGACTGGCGAAGGGTTCCCACCGGCGGGCATCGGGCCGCTCTCGTCACGCCGGCGGGAGCACCAGCCCTCCCCCGAGCGTCCGCGCGGGGACCAGCCCTAG